The following proteins are co-located in the Komagataeibacter sp. FNDCF1 genome:
- a CDS encoding c-type cytochrome: MNARTGRWLLVLAGLVAAAVPGRGARADDDVVARGEYVAIASDCGACHTVPGGAPFAGGLAFHLPTGTLYAPNITPDPKAGIGSYSEAEFARALQKGIRRDGASLYPAMPYPSYARMTDEDMHALYAYFMHGVKPVGTPVVQDGMTWPLSMRWPLAVWRWLFAPDPQDIRHAMAERQFPDPLVARGSYLVEGPGHCGACHTPRAITMQEKALTAQDGPLYLSGGDAVDGWRPVSLRGEDRTGLGRWSEQDITRFLATGRMPLGAAFGGMTDAIGHGTQHMTDGDRLAIARYLKTLSPTAPAVAGGWTYDPAASQALHGGDVSARGARLYVDSCAACHRTDGRGYPTTFPPLAGNPVVMDTAPDSLIRIVLEGNTLRATRQAPSAFVMPGFAARMDDAAVADTVTFIRAAWGNNAPAVTAADVGRVRRTLSPEHPPASLPMN, encoded by the coding sequence ATGAACGCGAGGACGGGGCGCTGGCTGCTGGTGCTGGCCGGGCTTGTGGCGGCTGCCGTGCCCGGTCGTGGCGCGCGGGCGGACGATGATGTGGTGGCGCGCGGCGAATACGTGGCCATTGCATCCGATTGCGGGGCCTGCCACACCGTGCCCGGTGGCGCGCCCTTTGCGGGCGGGCTTGCGTTCCACCTGCCTACTGGCACGCTGTACGCCCCCAACATCACCCCCGACCCGAAGGCGGGCATAGGCTCGTATTCGGAAGCCGAGTTCGCGCGCGCCCTGCAAAAGGGCATCCGTCGCGACGGGGCCAGCCTGTATCCGGCCATGCCCTATCCATCCTATGCGCGCATGACGGATGAGGACATGCATGCGCTGTACGCCTACTTCATGCACGGCGTGAAACCCGTGGGTACGCCGGTGGTGCAGGATGGCATGACATGGCCGCTGTCCATGCGCTGGCCGCTGGCCGTGTGGCGCTGGCTGTTTGCGCCCGACCCGCAGGATATCCGCCACGCGATGGCTGAACGCCAGTTCCCCGACCCGCTGGTGGCCCGTGGCAGCTATCTGGTCGAGGGGCCGGGCCATTGTGGCGCCTGCCACACGCCCCGCGCCATCACCATGCAGGAAAAGGCGCTGACGGCGCAGGATGGGCCGCTTTACCTGTCTGGCGGGGATGCGGTGGATGGCTGGCGGCCCGTCAGCCTGCGCGGCGAGGACCGCACGGGGCTGGGCCGTTGGAGCGAACAGGATATCACGCGCTTCCTTGCCACGGGTCGCATGCCGCTGGGGGCGGCCTTTGGCGGCATGACCGATGCCATTGGCCATGGCACCCAGCACATGACTGATGGGGACCGCCTGGCCATAGCCCGCTATCTCAAGACCCTGTCGCCCACCGCGCCGGCCGTGGCGGGGGGCTGGACCTATGACCCGGCAGCCAGCCAGGCGCTGCATGGGGGGGATGTATCGGCCCGTGGCGCGCGGCTGTATGTGGACAGCTGTGCCGCCTGCCACCGCACCGACGGACGCGGTTACCCCACGACCTTCCCGCCGCTGGCGGGCAACCCGGTGGTGATGGACACGGCCCCCGACTCCCTCATCCGCATCGTGCTGGAGGGCAATACGCTGCGCGCGACGCGGCAGGCGCCCTCCGCTTTTGTCATGCCCGGCTTTGCCGCGCGCATGGATGATGCGGCGGTGGCTGATACGGTCACCTTCATCCGGGCGGCATGGGGCAACAATGCGC